The Clostridium sp. AWRP genome has a window encoding:
- the rpmG gene encoding 50S ribosomal protein L33 has translation MRVKVILACTDCKQRNYNTMKNKKNDPDRLEMKKYCPFCHKHTVHKETR, from the coding sequence ATGAGAGTAAAAGTGATACTAGCGTGTACAGATTGTAAACAAAGAAATTACAATACAATGAAAAACAAGAAAAATGATCCAGATAGATTAGAAATGAAAAAGTATTGTCCTTTTTGTCATAAACACACAGTTCATAAAGAAACTAGATAA
- the tuf gene encoding elongation factor Tu, whose product MSKEKYERTKPHVNIGTIGHVDHGKTTLTAAITMVLSKEGKAAATKYDEIDKAPEEKERGITINTAHVEYETDKRHYAHVDCPGHADYVKNMITGAAQMDGAILVVSAADGPMPQTREHILLASRVGVQYIVVFLNKSDQVDDPELLELVEMEVRELLSEYGFPGDDVPIIVGSALKVLENPDDPEATKCIHELMDAVDEYIPTPERPTDKDFLMPIEDVFTITGRGTVATGRVESGVLKIGDELEIVGLKEEKKKTTCTGVEMFRKLLDQAMAGDNIGVLLRGIQRDEVERGQVLAKPGTVHPHKKFVGQVYVLKKEEGGRHTPFFNGYRPQFYFRTTDVTGSIALPEGVEMVMPGDHIDMNVELITPVAMHEGLRFAIREGGRTVGSGVVTTITE is encoded by the coding sequence ATGTCAAAAGAAAAGTATGAAAGAACCAAACCACATGTAAACATAGGAACAATAGGACACGTAGACCATGGTAAGACAACATTAACAGCAGCAATAACAATGGTATTATCAAAAGAGGGAAAAGCAGCAGCAACAAAGTATGATGAAATAGATAAAGCACCAGAAGAAAAAGAAAGAGGAATAACAATAAATACAGCTCATGTAGAATATGAGACAGATAAGAGACACTATGCTCATGTAGATTGTCCAGGACATGCAGATTATGTAAAGAACATGATAACAGGAGCAGCACAAATGGATGGAGCAATTCTAGTAGTAAGTGCAGCAGATGGTCCAATGCCACAGACAAGAGAACATATATTGTTAGCAAGCAGAGTAGGAGTACAGTATATAGTAGTATTCTTAAATAAGTCAGACCAGGTAGACGATCCAGAATTACTAGAATTAGTAGAGATGGAAGTAAGAGAATTATTAAGTGAGTATGGATTCCCAGGAGACGACGTACCAATAATAGTAGGAAGTGCGTTAAAGGTATTAGAGAACCCAGATGATCCAGAAGCAACAAAATGCATACATGAATTAATGGATGCAGTAGATGAATATATACCAACACCAGAAAGACCAACAGATAAGGACTTCTTAATGCCAATAGAAGATGTATTCACAATAACAGGAAGAGGAACAGTAGCAACAGGAAGAGTAGAAAGTGGAGTATTAAAAATCGGAGACGAATTAGAGATAGTAGGATTAAAGGAAGAGAAGAAGAAGACAACATGTACAGGAGTAGAGATGTTTAGAAAACTTCTAGACCAGGCAATGGCAGGAGATAACATCGGAGTACTATTAAGAGGAATACAGAGGGACGAAGTAGAAAGAGGTCAAGTACTAGCAAAACCAGGAACAGTACATCCACATAAGAAATTTGTAGGTCAGGTATATGTACTTAAGAAAGAAGAAGGTGGAAGACATACACCATTCTTCAATGGATACAGACCACAATTTTACTTTAGAACAACAGATGTAACAGGATCAATTGCATTACCAGAAGGAGTAGAAATGGTAATGCCAGGAGACCACATAGACATGAACGTAGAACTTATAACACCAGTAGCAATGCATGAAGGATTAAGATTTGCAATAAGAGAAGGCGGAAGAACAGTTGGATCAGGTGTTGTTACTACAATAACTGAGTAA